One window of the Epinephelus moara isolate mb chromosome 24, YSFRI_EMoa_1.0, whole genome shotgun sequence genome contains the following:
- the LOC126386419 gene encoding band 4.1-like protein 1 isoform X1, translated as MQDSASDSKMAKQEQNSKHLDEHRETDDMSEKTSPNKNLKSPQKGSKRLKTAPFKVTLLDSAEFEGEIEKHSKGQTLMDMVCEHLNLLEKDYFGLTFADTDTQKNWLDPSKEIKKQMRNSPWHFAFSVKFYPPDPSQLTEDITRYYLCLQLRDDMLSGRLPCSFVTHALLGSYTVQAELGDYDQDDHGSDYVADFRFAPNQTRELEERVMELHRNYKGMTPAEAEINFLENAKKLSMYGVDLHHAKDSEGIDIMLGVCANGLLIYRDRLRINRFAWPKILKISYKRSNFYIKIRPGEYEQFESTIGFKLPNHRAAKRLWKVCIEHHTFFRLVSPEPPPKGFLVMGSKFRYSGRTQAQTRQASALIDRPAPHFERSTSKRYLLSRSLDGEFSRPVSAMCENHDGLSHRSISEQRRLHSPSVDEQETELEPSLEQDEEDKDQERGGETQQDYDGNITPSRKKEILEEAGSPVDSKQELSQLDQEATPRHKQEFLDKSKDVLLKHQASINELKRALREPNSKLSYREKRLSATSPTGTPEKKALVGRAVGKDPVNSLSVEGFVQKTLVTSPEGSEEWVLIEKQETYQQDHDWKAEEKNKSLTSDSSWEKKELEKEIDVTKMIHKELTGYDRKEMKSHIDEFPSTKSSREADECCEPRPTNKSRFMIQLSENADSSKDKSQSKPSRASDPEANSDVAPGSRQIKERTASNPRKKRRPQSLNLGMPGELIYRKGSSDSTEEENEGSDSDNSPAKTSKTGNHCESSLGGMIKDDEGSGKDQSVRVYKDSQQEDISIGESREVSTQGTEQVKRKVSQAGPADIDLGSVNGPRKIEHDSSLAGGKGEYVMKVRGKGLIDNKELAEVKLRQVRTHERKISSSGGEDIEGFLGDRGQRTSFHRLSGSSYQSEITRIVPLKPERSKSIACKDERDRTGQDEPTRLMRREYRWSVGSPEGSSDLAWTDAATFHPAFAADLEGIAKAEHHDDSYQSGRGATESQSFGSKISALPKMAPPAPPVKTQKARESGLILRNSRNAGREPSLDAAKKRHSEPVSTPAIYEEPFADFKKELGDRRPQPSLPSEEEQERDTVACMRETHLGIERKCSSMTVSSTSSLEAEVDFTVIMDLHSGVEDFSKGMSELGERERQPEVGREDFEETSRFYSARLMGSRDKSPIEEKLPEEGTHHEPPVAKKDPNAVSMAHMLKRADSKTETHTNGSEVHPNIMNVSPQNYGVVSPLEAPAALKENGSPVKAGIQGRESVVSPLTITAESVTSATTTQVTKTVKGGYSETRIEKRIIITGDDDVDQHQALAMAIQEAKQQHPDMLVTKAVVIRETESPTEELQQQQAES; from the exons ATGCAGGACTCAGCCTCGGACAGCAAGATGGCTAAACAG GAACAGAACTCCAAGCATCTGGatgaacacagagaaacagatgaCATGTCCGAGAAGACGTCCCCAAACAAGAACCTCAAATCTCCCCAGAAAGGCTCCAAACGACTTAAAACGGCCCCCTTCAAAGTGACCCTGCTGGACTCTGCTGAGTTCGAGGGAGAAATTGAG AAACACTCCAAAGGACAGACCCTGATGGACATGGTGTGTGAGCACCTCAACTTGTTGGAGAAGGACTACTTTGGTCTGACCTTTGCCGACACAGACACCCAGAAG AACTGGCTGGATCCCTCCAAGGAGATCAAGAAGCAGATGCGCA ACTCTCCATGGCACTTTGCCTTCTCTGTCAAGTTCTACCCTCCAGACCCCTCCCAGCTCACTGAGGATATTACCAG ATACTAcctgtgtctgcagctgagGGATGACATGCTGTCAGGCCGACTGCCATGCTCGTTCGTCACTCACGCCCTCCTTGGCTCCTACACTGTTCAGGCCGAGCTGGGGGACTACGACCAGGACGACCACGGCTCAGACTATGTCGCCGACTTCCGCTTCGCCCCAAATCAGACCCGTGAGCTGGAAGAGAGGGTGATGGAGCTCCATCGAAACTACAA GGGGATGACTCCAGCAGAGGCAGAAATTAACTTCTTGGAGAATGCGAAGAAATTGTCCATGTATGGGGTGGACCTCCATCATGCTAAG GATTCTGAAGGGATTGACATAATGTTGGGTGTCTGTGCCAACGGCCTGCTGATTTACCGTGATCGGCTGAGGATCAACCGCTTTGCATGGCCAAAGATCCTTAAGATCTCCTACAAGAGGAGCAACTTCTACATCAAGATACGACCTGGAGAG TATGAGCAGTTTGAAAGTACAATCGGGTTTAAGCTCCCTAACCACAGAGCTGCCAAGAGGCTGTGGAAGGTCTGCATTGAGCATCACACCTTCTTCAG gctggTGTCTCCAGAGCCTCCTCCTAAGGGCTTCTTGGTGATGGGTTCAAAGTTTCGATACAGTGGAAGGACACAGGCTCAAACCAGACAGGCCAGTGCTCTTATAGACCGGCCTGCTCCACACTTTGAGCGTTCCACCAGCAAGAGGTACCTGCTGTCCAGGAGCTTGGACGGAG AGTTTTCACGGCCGGTTTCAGCCATGTGTGAGAACCATGACGGCCTATCCCACCGTAGCATCAGTGAACAGCGTCGCCTCCACAGCCCCTCTGTGGACGAGCAGGAGACTGAGCTGGAGCCCAGTTTGGAGCAGGACGAGGAGGACAAGGACCAAGAGCGGGGCGGGGAGACGCAGCAAGACTATGACGGCAACATCACTCCgagcagaaagaaagagatcttG GAGGAGGCTGGGTCACCAGTTGACAGTAAACAGGAG CTCTCTCAGTTGGACCAGGAGGCCACTCCTCGGCACAAACAGGAG TTTCTGGATAAGTCAAAGGACGTCTTGCTGAAGCACCAGGCCAGCATCAACGAGCTAAAGAGAGCCCTGAGGGAGCCTAACAGCAAGCTGTCTTACCGCGAGAAACGTCTGTCAGCCACCTCTCCGACAGGCACACCAGAGAAGAAGGCT TTGGTGGGCCGAGCAGTGGGAAAGGACCCTGTTAACAGCCTGTCTGTTGAGGGTTTCGTCCAGAAGACTCTGGTGACTTCACCTGAG GGCTCTGAGGAGTGGGTATTGATTGAAAAACAAGAAACTTATCAACAGGACCATGACTGGAAggcagaagaaaagaacaaatctCTCACATCTGATTCCTCATGGGAGAAAAAGGAGCTTGAAAAAGAGATAGACGTTACCAAGATGATACATAAAGAGCTAACAGGGTATgacagaaaagaaatgaaaagccaTATTGATGAATTTCCATCAACAAAATCATCCAGGGAGGCAGATGAATGCTGTGAACCTCGGCCGACGAACAAAAGTCGTTTTATGATTCAATTATCCGAGAATGCAGACTCCTCTAAAGACAAATCTCAAAGTAAACCGTCTCGAGCCTCAGACCCTGAGGCAAACAGCGATGTGGCTCCAGGCTCGCGCCAGATAAAGGAACGCACAGCTTCTAATCCAAGGAAAAAGAGGAGACCCCAGAGCTTAAATCTGGGAATGCCTGGCGAGCTCATCTACAGGAAAGGAAGCAGTGATTCtactgaagaagaaaatgaggGCTCAGACTCGGACAACAGTCCAGCAAAAACCTCTAAAACAGGAAATCATTGTGAGTCATCCCTGGGGGGGATGATAAAAGATGATGAGGGATCAGGAAAGGATCAGTCTGTCAGGGTCTATAAAGACAGCCAACAAGAGGATATATCAATAGGAGAAAGCAGGGAGGTCTCCACTCAAGGAACAGAGCAGGTAAAGAGAAAAGTGAGTCAGGCTGGGCCAGCTGATATCGATTTAGGCTCAGTGAACGGACCAAGAAAGATAGAACACGATAGTTCATTAGCAGGTGGTAAAGGGGAGTATGTGATGAAGGTGCGAGGAAAGGGCCTTATTGACAACAAGGAGCTAGCCGAAGTGAAACTGCGACAGGTCAGAACACATGAGAGAAAGATCAGTAGTTCCGGGGGAGAGGATATTGAGGGTTTCCTGGgagacagaggtcagaggacgTCTTTCCACCGACTGTCAGGCAGCAGCTACCAGTCGGAAATCACCAGGATTGTTCCTCTCAAGCCAGAGCGGTCAAAGAGCATAGCGTGTAAGGATGAAagggacaggacaggacaggatgaGCCCACACGGCTCATGAGAAGAGAATACCGCTGGTCGGTGGGCTCTCCAGAGGGATCCTCAGACCTCGCTTGGACTGATGCCGCCACCTTCCATCCAGCATTTGCAGCAGATCTGGAGGGTATCGCTAAAGCCGAACATCACGATGATAGCTACCAGTCTGGTAGAGGAGCTACAGAGAGTCAGTCCTTCGGCTCAAAGATTTCAGCGCTTCCTAAGATGGCTCCCCCAGCCCCgccagtgaaaacacagaagGCACGGGAGTCTGGACTAATACTGCGGAACAGCCGAAATGCCGGCAGGGAGCCGAGCCTGGATGCAGCCAAGAAGAGACACTCG GAGCCTGTCTCTACTCCTGCCATTTATGAAGAGCCGTTTGCTGATTTCAAG AAGGAACTCGGGGACAGGAGGCCTCAGCCGAGCTTACCctcagaggaggagcaggagcgGGACACAGTGGCCTGCATGAGGGAAACTCACCTTGGCATCGAGCGCAAGTGCTCCAGTATGACGGTCAGCTCCACGTCCAGCCTGGAGGCTGAGGTCGACTTCACCGTCATCATGGACCTCCACTCTGGCGTGGAGGATTTCTCTAAGGGCATGTCGGAGctgggagagagggagcgacAGCCCGAGGTGGGCCGGGAGGACTTTGAGGAGACATCCAGGTTCTACTCTGCACGTCTAATGGGCTCCCGGGACAAGTCTCCCATAGAGGAAAAGCTCCCAGAGGAGGGAACACATCATGAG CCTCCTGTGGCAAAGAAAGATCCCAATGCTGTGAGCATGGCCCATATGCTGAAGAGGGCTGACTCTAAGACGGAGACACATACGAACGGATCGGAGGTCCACCCCAACATCATGAATGTCTCACCGCAG AACTATGGAGTGGTCAGCCCACTAGAGGCGCCTGCTGCCCTTAAAGAAAATGGCTCCCCT